The uncultured Cohaesibacter sp. region CACCCACCAGCGCCAATCAGGAAGACCATGTCTCGATGGCCGCTCATGGGGCCCGCCGCCTCAAGCGTATGACGGACAATCTTGCCAACATTCTGGGTGTGGAGCTGCTCTGTGCAGCCATGGGTGTGGAGCATCGCTTGCCACTCAAGACGAGCCCGTGCCTGCAAACGGCCATTGCCCGCCTGAGAGACGACATTCCGAGCCTTGAGACCGACCGCTTCATGGCACCAGACCTCAAGGCCGCCTGCGCCCTGATTGCAGACCGCACCCTGCTTGACGCAATTTCCAAAGACTATCTGATTTCACTGGAGGCGCTCGATGCAGCCCTTTGACCTTACCGAAGGCACAAGCCCGATTATCCTGGCCTTCCCCCATGTCGGCACCCACCTGCCCGAAGCGGTGGAAGAAAAGCTCAATGAAACGGGCAAGGTCCTTGCCGACACCGACTGGTTTGTCGACCGGCTCTATTCGGGTCTATTGGAAGGCGCAACCATGGTGCGCGCCAATTTCCATCGCTATGTGATCGACGCCAACCGCGCCCCGAGCGACGAGTCGCTTTATCCGGGCCAGAATACCACAGGCCTTTGCCCCACCACCGATTTTGACGGCAAGCCGATCTACAAGGATGGCATGGAGCCCGACGCTGAAGAGATAGAAGCCCGCCGCCTTGCCTGGCACAAGCCCTATCATGATGCCCTTGCGGCCCAGATCGAACGGGTCAAGGCCATTCATGGCTTTGCAATTCTCTATGATTGTCACTCGATCCGCTCCCATATTCCTTTCCTTTTTGAAGGCAAGCTGCCCGATTTCAACATCGGTACCAATGAGGGCAAAACCTGCTGCAGATGCGTTGAGAAGACCGTCGCCACCCACGCCATGGGCGCTGAGGGCTACACCGCCGTGCTCAATGGTCGCTTCAAGGGCGGCTGGACGACGCGCCATTATGGCGATCCGGACAACAAGATCCATGTGATCCAGATGGAACTGGCACAGGATACCCATCTGGTCCGCGAAGAGCCCCCGTTTGATTATGATGACAAAAAGGCCGATGCGCTGCGTGTGCATTTGAAGGCGATCCTGACCGATCTGGCCGCACTCGCACCCCACCTTTCCGGCAAAGAACAATAAGACTTGAGGAGACAGCAATGGTTGACAGCCGCCACAATGAACGTGATGTTTTCCCGCCGACCGGCCCGGAATTGAACGCCAAATCCTGGCTCACCGAAGCGCCCCTGCGCATGCTCATGAACAATCTGCATCCGGATGTGGCAGAACGCCCGCACGAACTGGTTGTCTATGGTGGCATCGGTCGCGCCGCCCGCACCTGGCAGGATTTCGACAAGATCACACAAACCCTCAAGACGTTGGAAGACAACGAGACCCTGCTGGTCCAGTCTGGCAAGCCGGTTGGTGTGTTCCGTACCCACAAGGATGCGCCGCGCGTTCTCATCGCCAACTCCAACATTGTGCCCCACTGGGCCAACTGGGACCATTTCAACGAGCTCGATAAAAAGGGCCTGATGATGTATGGCCAGATGACCGCTGGCTCGTGGATCTATATCGGCGCACAGGGCATCGTGCAGGGCACCTATGAAACCTTCGCCGAAGCAGGCCGTCAGCATTATGAAGGCGATCTCAAGGGCAAATGGATCCTGACCGGGGGCCTTGGCGGCATGGGTGGCGCCCAGCCACTGGCAGCCGTCATGGCAGGCGCCTGCTGCCTTGCCGTTGAATGCGACGAGAGCCGCATCGATTTCCGCATGCGCACCCGCTATGTGGACGAAAAGGCCCACACCCTCGACGAAGCTCTGGAGATGATCGAGAAATGGACCGCTGCAGGCGAAGCCAAATCGGTCGGCCTCGTAGGCAACGCCGCGGACATCTTCCCCGAGTTGGTCGCACGCGGCGTCAAACCGGACATCGTCACCGACCAGACCTCTGCCCATGACCCCGTTCATGGCTATCTGCCCAAGGGCTGGAGCGTTGCCGAATGGCGCGCCAAGCAGGAAACCGAGCCTAAAGTGGTCGAAAAAGCGGCCCGCGCTTCCATGCGAGATCATGTCGAAGCCATGGTTGCCTTTTCCGACATGGGCATCCCGACGCTGGACTACGGCAACAATATCCGTCAGATGGCACTGGAAGAAGGTTTGGAAAATGCCTTTGCCTTCCCCGGCTTCGTGCCAGCCTATATCCGCCCCCTCTTCTGCCGTGGCGTAGGCCCCTTCCGTTGGGCGGCCCTCTCCGGCGATCCGGAAGACATCTACAAGACCGACGCCAAGGTGAAGGAACTCATCCCCGATGATCCGCATCTGCATAACTGGCTCGACATGGCCCGTGAGCGAATCGCCTTCCAGGGCCTTCCTTCCCGCATTTGCTGGGTCGGCCTTGGCCAGCGTCATCGTCTCGGTCTTGCCTTTAACGAAATGGTGCGCAATGGCGAGCTCAAAGCTCCGATCGTCATCGGGCGCGACCATCTGGATAGTGGATCGGTTGCTTCGCCAAACCGCGAAACCGAAGCCATGAAAGATGGTTCGGATGCCGTTTCCGACTGGCCGCTGCTCAACGCTCTGCTCAACACAGCCTCGGGCGCTACATGGGTGTCGCTGCATCATGGCGGCGGCGTCGGCATGGGCTTCTCCCAGCATGCGGGCATGGTCATTTGTTGCGATGGCACAAAAGATGCTGACGAGCGTCTGGAACGCGTGCTATGGAACGATCCTGCAACCGGTGTGATGCGTCATGCGGATGCAGGCTATGAAATCGCTGTGGAATGCGCTAAGGAACACAAGTTGAATCTTCCGGGCATCCTTACAGACGAATAATATAATAACGAAAACAATACCCTCCAACCTTCCAGAAATTTAGGAGTACAGCTACAATGAAAAAGACAATCCTCAGCCTTGTTGCTGCTGCAACCCTCGGCTTGGGCTTTGCCAGCGCGGCACAAGCCGACCTTCTGTCCGACATCAAGGCAAAGGGCAAAATCGTAGCCGCCACCGAAATGCATTTCGCTCCATTCGATATTCTTAAAGATGGCGAATATGTAGGCATCGACCGCGATCTGTTTGATGAAATTGCCAAGGAACTGGGCGTTGAAGCAGAATTCATCGACCTGCCATGGCAGTCCATCCTGCCGGGTCTGGAAGCCGAGAAATTCGACTTCGTTCTGGCCCCGGTTACCATGACCGCCGAACGCCTTGATCGCTACAGCTTCACGCTGCCAATCGGCAACGCCACTGTTGCTCTGGCCAAGAAGGCCGGTGACGATTCCATCACCAAACCTGAAGACATTGCTGGCAAGGCTGTTGGCTCCCAGAAGGGCTCTGCACAGCTGGCACAGCTGAAGGCTTTCTCCGAAACCCTGCCCGAGCCTGTTGATGCACGCGAATATGTCAATATCGACGAAGCGCTGGCGGACATGGCTGCAGGCCGCATCTCCGGCGTTGCCAACTCCCTGCCGCTGATGGGCTATGCTTCCGTTCAGCGTCCGGGTCTTTTCGAACTGGTTCTGCCTCCGTTCGGCGAGCCGAAATATTTCGGCTGGGTTGCTCGCAAAGGCGAAGACAGCGCTTCCTTTATCGAAGCTGTCAACAAGGTGCTGATCAACATGCATGAAGACGGCCGCCTGAAAGCCATCAACGAAAAATGGCTTGGCAGCAATCCGGATCTGCCAACCACCATGCCGGAAGTGAAATAACAACGGCGGCGCCCGGTGAGCTTACTTGCCGGGCGCTTCTCTTTTCGAATGCGGCCACTTTGCAGAAATGGCACAGGAGCATTTCGCCTCGCCCTTTTTCGTTTGGCCACGATGTAAGACTTCTCTACGACTGATCAGCCTGCCTCATGACACTTGACCGGGGAAGTGGCTTTTCGAGCGGAGATTGCGAGAGATGAACTTTTCGTTCGAGACGATCTGGCACAATCTACCCTACCTGTTGGCTGCGGCCCGCTGGACCATTATCATTTCGGTCAGCGGCATGGCCATCAGTCTGGTCTGGGGTACCATCCTGTGTACAACGCGGTTGTCAAAAAATCCATTTTTGCGTGGCATTGCCGCGCTCTATATCAGTTTTTTCCGTGGCGTTCCGCTACTCGTCCAGTTGCTACTCTTCTATTATGCGCTGCCCTTTATCGGGCTGGATCTGCTCGCTGTTCAGGCCGCCATTCTGGCAACCGGCCTGTGCTCGGCGGCCTATACGGCTGAAATCCTGCGTGGTGCCTTGCAGAGCATCCCGAGCGGACAAACGGAAGCAGCCTATGCGCTGGGTATTCCGTCTTTCTCGCTCTGGCGTCGCATTCTGGTGCCGCAGGCGGTGCGCATCGGCATGCCTTCCCTCGTTAACGAGCTGATCCTTCTGGTCAAGGTTTCCTCTCTGGCATCCGTTGTAGGCATAGGAGAACTCACACGCATCTCGCAGAATATCACCGGCGAGACCTATCGCCCGCTGGAAATCTACATCACCGCTGCTGTCATTTACTTCGTGATCAACTGGGTTCTGTCGATCAGTGGCCGACTGATCGAAAAGAAACTGCAGATCGGATAGGAGCGCGTCATGGAAACAGAACTTTTTGTCCGTTACGGACCCGCCTTGCTCTACGGTTTCGGCATCACCATCCTGTGCTGGTTGGCAGGCTCCATCGGCGGAGTGATCGTCGGCTTCATTCTGGCTTGTCTCAACCGCTGGGGCCCGCGCGCGCTCAGTTGGGTGATCTATGTCTATGTGGAGATCATTCGCGGCACGCCCTTCATGATCCAGCTTTTCATCCTCTATTATGGCGGCCCCTATATCGGTCTGGTGCTCTCGCCGGTGCAAGCAGGTATCCTGAGCTTTGTGGTCTATGGCAGCCCTTATTTTGCCGAAATCTTCCGCTCTGGCTTCAACGCCATTCCCAAGGGTCAGATCGAGGCGGCCCGCTGCGTCGGCATGCCTGAAACCCGCATCCTGTGGCGGATCATCCTGCCGCAAATGCTGGTGCCGATCACCGCGCCACTCACCAACTTCTTCATCATCCTGACCAAGGAAACCGCCATTCTTTCCGTCGTAACCGTGCCGGAACTGCTGTTCCAGACCCAGACGATGGCTGCGGAAACCTTCACCTTTGTCGAGCCGTTCCTCGTGTTGTCCCTGTTCTACTGGCTGATGGTGCTGGTAACCGGCTGGATTGGCAACAAGGTGGAACAACGCGTCACCCGCCACTTGAAACGGGCCTGACAAGATGAACGCACAAGCAAGTGAGACCAAGATGTCGAAAGAACAGATGACCACCACCGCTGACGATGCGATCATCACAGTCCGCAATCTCAGCAAATATTTTGATGATTTCGAAGCCCTGCGCGACATCACGCTGGATGTCAAGCGCTCCGAAGTGCTCTGCCTCATTGGCCCGTCCGGCTCGGGCAAAAGCACGCTGCTGCGCTGCCTCAACTTTCTTGAGCAATATGACGGCGGCGAAGTGCATCTGGATGGCGAACTGATCGGTTGGCAGGATATCAGCCACAATCCACGCAAACCACTTTCCGGTGAAGCCCTGCGCAAACAGCGCCAGCATATCGGCATGGTGTTCCAGCATTTCCATCTCTGGCCGCATATGAGCGCGCTGGACAATGTCGCCGAAGCCCTGACAAGCGTAAAGAAGCTATCTAAAAAGAAAGCCAAGGAAGCTGCCATGGCAGCGCTCACCAAGGTGCATCTGGAAGACAAGGCAGAGAATTACCCGGCGAACCTCTCGGGCGGTCAACAGCAGCGTGTCGCCATCGCCCGTGCCATTGCCATGGAACCGCAGGTGATGCTGTTTGATGAGCCCACTTCGGCGCTCGACCCGGAACTGGTGGGCGAAGTGCTCTCGGTGATGAAGGATCTGGCGGCCGAAGGCATGACCATGGTGGTGGTTACCCACGAAATGGGCTTTGCCGCCCATGTGGCCGACCGCGTCGCCTTCCTTGATAGCGGGCGACTGGTTACCTGCGTTCCGCCTGAAGAAATGTTCGGGCGCGATCCGGACGACGCCCGCGTTCGCTCATTCCTGCAGACCTATCGCGAGCGCAACGTGGTTTAGGCTTTGCGCTTAATCTTGCTTGAAAAATGGCCGCTTTCTCTTCAGGAAGGCGGCCTTTGTCTTTTAAA contains the following coding sequences:
- a CDS encoding amino acid ABC transporter ATP-binding protein, producing the protein MSKEQMTTTADDAIITVRNLSKYFDDFEALRDITLDVKRSEVLCLIGPSGSGKSTLLRCLNFLEQYDGGEVHLDGELIGWQDISHNPRKPLSGEALRKQRQHIGMVFQHFHLWPHMSALDNVAEALTSVKKLSKKKAKEAAMAALTKVHLEDKAENYPANLSGGQQQRVAIARAIAMEPQVMLFDEPTSALDPELVGEVLSVMKDLAAEGMTMVVVTHEMGFAAHVADRVAFLDSGRLVTCVPPEEMFGRDPDDARVRSFLQTYRERNVV
- a CDS encoding amino acid ABC transporter permease encodes the protein METELFVRYGPALLYGFGITILCWLAGSIGGVIVGFILACLNRWGPRALSWVIYVYVEIIRGTPFMIQLFILYYGGPYIGLVLSPVQAGILSFVVYGSPYFAEIFRSGFNAIPKGQIEAARCVGMPETRILWRIILPQMLVPITAPLTNFFIILTKETAILSVVTVPELLFQTQTMAAETFTFVEPFLVLSLFYWLMVLVTGWIGNKVEQRVTRHLKRA
- the hutG gene encoding N-formylglutamate deformylase gives rise to the protein MQPFDLTEGTSPIILAFPHVGTHLPEAVEEKLNETGKVLADTDWFVDRLYSGLLEGATMVRANFHRYVIDANRAPSDESLYPGQNTTGLCPTTDFDGKPIYKDGMEPDAEEIEARRLAWHKPYHDALAAQIERVKAIHGFAILYDCHSIRSHIPFLFEGKLPDFNIGTNEGKTCCRCVEKTVATHAMGAEGYTAVLNGRFKGGWTTRHYGDPDNKIHVIQMELAQDTHLVREEPPFDYDDKKADALRVHLKAILTDLAALAPHLSGKEQ
- the hutU gene encoding urocanate hydratase gives rise to the protein MVDSRHNERDVFPPTGPELNAKSWLTEAPLRMLMNNLHPDVAERPHELVVYGGIGRAARTWQDFDKITQTLKTLEDNETLLVQSGKPVGVFRTHKDAPRVLIANSNIVPHWANWDHFNELDKKGLMMYGQMTAGSWIYIGAQGIVQGTYETFAEAGRQHYEGDLKGKWILTGGLGGMGGAQPLAAVMAGACCLAVECDESRIDFRMRTRYVDEKAHTLDEALEMIEKWTAAGEAKSVGLVGNAADIFPELVARGVKPDIVTDQTSAHDPVHGYLPKGWSVAEWRAKQETEPKVVEKAARASMRDHVEAMVAFSDMGIPTLDYGNNIRQMALEEGLENAFAFPGFVPAYIRPLFCRGVGPFRWAALSGDPEDIYKTDAKVKELIPDDPHLHNWLDMARERIAFQGLPSRICWVGLGQRHRLGLAFNEMVRNGELKAPIVIGRDHLDSGSVASPNRETEAMKDGSDAVSDWPLLNALLNTASGATWVSLHHGGGVGMGFSQHAGMVICCDGTKDADERLERVLWNDPATGVMRHADAGYEIAVECAKEHKLNLPGILTDE
- a CDS encoding transporter substrate-binding domain-containing protein, with product MKKTILSLVAAATLGLGFASAAQADLLSDIKAKGKIVAATEMHFAPFDILKDGEYVGIDRDLFDEIAKELGVEAEFIDLPWQSILPGLEAEKFDFVLAPVTMTAERLDRYSFTLPIGNATVALAKKAGDDSITKPEDIAGKAVGSQKGSAQLAQLKAFSETLPEPVDAREYVNIDEALADMAAGRISGVANSLPLMGYASVQRPGLFELVLPPFGEPKYFGWVARKGEDSASFIEAVNKVLINMHEDGRLKAINEKWLGSNPDLPTTMPEVK
- a CDS encoding amino acid ABC transporter permease; the encoded protein is MNFSFETIWHNLPYLLAAARWTIIISVSGMAISLVWGTILCTTRLSKNPFLRGIAALYISFFRGVPLLVQLLLFYYALPFIGLDLLAVQAAILATGLCSAAYTAEILRGALQSIPSGQTEAAYALGIPSFSLWRRILVPQAVRIGMPSLVNELILLVKVSSLASVVGIGELTRISQNITGETYRPLEIYITAAVIYFVINWVLSISGRLIEKKLQIG